In one Silene latifolia isolate original U9 population chromosome 10, ASM4854445v1, whole genome shotgun sequence genomic region, the following are encoded:
- the LOC141607939 gene encoding uncharacterized protein LOC141607939, whose amino-acid sequence MVVAATGHEKKACMCKGFGSTLSGAALQWFVNLPNKSISSFAGFEESTRDYLARFNVEKISIPRCDPITAVNAFRRGLHRDSDLYKDLTKHPCATFQEVKQMAEATYRLEEDEDRRDLYGTESSSRKITTEKKIERAKPYSKNTVNKVSGETESTEATLKLSEYGFTTGLAGVLKEIRELGQRARWPKKPTPRENGKRDTSKRCQYHNDIGHNTEDCVVLRKEVKHLYSAGCLDHLLPKVAKYGKVNTADQAQPSPPPPCSKVVSVITGGPEICGLTYSAAKRHATETK is encoded by the exons ATGGTGGTTGCAGCAACAGGGCATGAAAAGAAGGCatgtatgtgcaaaggattcggttcCACCTTGTCAGGAGCCGCACTCCAGTGGTTCGTTAACCTTCCCAACAAGTCTATTTCCAGCTTCGCAGG GTTTGAGGAGTCCACTAGGGATTATCTTGCCAGATTCAATGTGGAAAAAATATCAATCCCTAGGTGCGACCCCATAACGGCAGTCAACGCCTTCAGAAGGGGACTGCATCGCGACTCTGATTTGTACAAGGATCTCACGAAGCATCCATGTGCCACCTTTCAGGAAGTCAAGCAAATGGCAGAGGCTACATATCGCctagaggaggatgaggatagaaGGGACCTGTATGGAACAGAGTCGTCCAGCAGAAAAATCACAACAGAGAAAAAGATTGAAAGAGCCAAACCATACAGCAAGAACACAGTGAACAAAGTCTCAGGAGAAACAGAGAGCACCGAGGCTACACTTAAGCTCAGCGAGTATGGGTTCACCACTGGACTTGCTGGGGTATTGAAGGAAATCAGGGAGCTAGGGCAGAGGGCCAGGTGGCCCAAGAAGCCTACTCCTAGGGAGAACGGCAAAAGAGATACCAGCAAAAGGTGTCAATACCACAACGATATTGGCCACAATACAGAAGATTGTGTAGTACTACGAAAGGAAGTGAAGCACCTCTACAGTGCTGGATGCTTGGATCACCTGCTCCCCAAGGTGGCAAAATATGGAAAGGTCAATACTGCTGACCAGGCCCAACCATCCCCACCTCCACCTTGCTCAAAGGTAGTGAGCGTCATCACAGGGGGGCCAGAGATATGTGGTCTCACTTATTCTGCAGCAAAGCGCCATGCAACCGAGACTAAATGA